The stretch of DNA AGAGGTGAAAAATTTGCAAAAAGAAACAAAACAGAGATCGGTCGTTCTCGCCTTATTAATTGCAACCTTTTTGACAGCCATCGAAGGTACAATTGTCAGCACGGCGATGCCAAAAATTGTAGAGGATCTTGGCGGTAGCAAGCTTTATACATGGGTTATTTCTGTCTATTTATTAGCTGTGGTGATTAGTACGCCTATTTTTGGAAAACTAGCAGATTTATATGGCAGGAAGAGAATGTTTACGATTGGAACGATTATTTTCCTAATCGGATCAATGCTTTCGGGACTCTCACAAACAATGGAACAGCTCGTCATGTTTCGTTTGATTCAAGGACTAGGAGCAGGTGCACTTACAACGATTCCGTTTACAATTATCGGTGATGTGTTTGAATTCAAGGAGCGAGCAAAAATTCAAGGCATGATTAGCAGTGTTTGGGGAATTTCTGGGATAATTGGTCCACTTGCAGGCGGCTTTATCGTCGATACGATTACTTGGCATTGGATTTTCTTTATGAACCTGCCTTTTGGAGTTATTGCTTTAATTTTATTATCGATATCCTTACACGAGAATCTTGAGAAGAAGAAGCAGATTATTGATTATGCAGGTATTACGACGTTTGCGATTTGTATGTCGTCCTTCTTATACGCTTTAACATTATTAAAAGAGGATAGATCATTAACGACAAGTATTTCTGCCTTATTAGCAGTTTCACTGATCACCTTTTGTTTATTTTTCTATATTGAAGCAAAGGGAAAAGAGCCGATGCTGCCGCTTTCCTTATTTAAAATCAAGTTTATTACGATTTCGAATATTGCCGGCTTTTTATTAGGGTTTATTCTCGTTGCCATCACCTTTTATATTCCGTTATGGGTGCAAGGTGTAACAGGTTTAAACGCTACCTATTCTGGTATTGCAATGCTGCCTATGTCGATTACTTGGCCGCTTGGTGCGGTCTTTACAGGCAGATGGCTTGCAAAATCACCGATTGGGCGAGTGGCTGTAATCGGAATCTCTTTAATTATTGTCGGATGTATTGGATTAACTTTCTTTAGGTCGGGGACAACGATTCCGTTCATGATGGCAGATACAGCAATCTTGGGCTTTGGTTTCGGTTTAGCGATGACATCCTTTACCGTTGCTGTTCAATCAGCTGTTGATTGGAATATGCGTGGAGCAGCAATGGGTTCACATACATTAATGAGAAATTTAGGGCAGGCAATTGGGATCGCTGTTTCAGGACTATTGTTGAGTGATAAACTTTATGGTCATGCTTTAGAATCAAGTTTGCATTCAGTTTTCACGATGCTGATTCTATTAGCGGTTAGCGCCCTCGCTGTAACTGGCATTCTACTTCGTCAAAAAGAACCAGCGCTTAGCTGCTAGGTTATGAAAATATGGGCATTTTTATAGTAAACGCTATCTACTGCCCAAGGTAGAATACAGGTGTTTTTAGCTTAATCATTCGTTCTCGTTGTTTTACAGTATTAAAGGATGTTATCATCTTATTAATAATGTAAAGAAAGGAAGAAAGCGATGTCTTTGGAAACGGTGAAGGCTCATTTTAAAAAATGGAATCGTGAGGCAGACATTTTAGAGTTTGAAACATCAAGTGCGACAGTTGAACTGGCTGCTGAAGCGATTGGCTGTATTCCTGCGAGAATTGCAAAAACTTTATCATTCAAGGGTGAGGGCGATCAAGCAATTCTAGTAGTTGCAGCAGGTGATGCCAAGGTTGATAACAAGAAATTCCGCCAAGCTTTTGGCCTAAAAGCGCGTATGCTTTCGGCTGATGAAGTGGTGGAGCAAACTGGTCATATCATTGGCGGTGTTTGTCCATTTGGATTGGCAAATGAATTAGACGTCTATTTAGATATCTCGATGAAACGCTATGAGACTCTTTTTCCCGCCTGCGGCAGTTCAAACTCAGCTATTGAGTTGACCCTTGATGAAATATTTGAATACTCATCTGCTAAAGAGTGGGTGGATGTTTGTAAGGGTTGGGATGAGGAACAGTTGAAAGAGACAGTCGCTTCCAATACCAATCAGCATTAATTTTCAAATTAGGCTGTGTTAAAGCTCAGTGTTGATACTGCTATTTAGTTGTTGATTCTCGATGCAGGCGCGAGTTCCTCGAAAATGCTAACGCATTTTCTTCGTGAGGTGATTATTCTAGGAAGCTTATTCAATGTCCTGCGGGAGAAGAGAGTCAAAGGGAGACCCCGCATGAGTGATAGCTACGA from Cytobacillus dafuensis encodes:
- a CDS encoding YbaK/EbsC family protein, whose protein sequence is MSLETVKAHFKKWNREADILEFETSSATVELAAEAIGCIPARIAKTLSFKGEGDQAILVVAAGDAKVDNKKFRQAFGLKARMLSADEVVEQTGHIIGGVCPFGLANELDVYLDISMKRYETLFPACGSSNSAIELTLDEIFEYSSAKEWVDVCKGWDEEQLKETVASNTNQH
- a CDS encoding MDR family MFS transporter, giving the protein MQKETKQRSVVLALLIATFLTAIEGTIVSTAMPKIVEDLGGSKLYTWVISVYLLAVVISTPIFGKLADLYGRKRMFTIGTIIFLIGSMLSGLSQTMEQLVMFRLIQGLGAGALTTIPFTIIGDVFEFKERAKIQGMISSVWGISGIIGPLAGGFIVDTITWHWIFFMNLPFGVIALILLSISLHENLEKKKQIIDYAGITTFAICMSSFLYALTLLKEDRSLTTSISALLAVSLITFCLFFYIEAKGKEPMLPLSLFKIKFITISNIAGFLLGFILVAITFYIPLWVQGVTGLNATYSGIAMLPMSITWPLGAVFTGRWLAKSPIGRVAVIGISLIIVGCIGLTFFRSGTTIPFMMADTAILGFGFGLAMTSFTVAVQSAVDWNMRGAAMGSHTLMRNLGQAIGIAVSGLLLSDKLYGHALESSLHSVFTMLILLAVSALAVTGILLRQKEPALSC